In a genomic window of Babylonia areolata isolate BAREFJ2019XMU chromosome 3, ASM4173473v1, whole genome shotgun sequence:
- the LOC143280640 gene encoding uncharacterized protein LOC143280640 isoform X1, producing the protein MAVLFTVALFLLLCAPSIATDEDGVVRALVGTRGGSGTRCTRKGQHCINGTECVKRKCVCPEGQKGNALIDCVDEDHHLCEASLDPDVIAFGGAKSRMTLPCRHRLSRFVTPNTGIGGRELSFCSFEVFALTQVSNEGQFYQLGVEVNIGLGDLLQQMFTSVDVKKLGIGYKGLYTFTAEGRVSQTPWGNAVHETFNGVSVYCRFDPVDNFAEILVPECDTAVKFRPFNFSEDGSVQRFKPGITIQAPVQGTFDPQFGGYPASLCGLPDDTRAMYKKAKRRPLKDTEAALTFNLLTVAVPQGDEFFYGAYDDECEAASQTLSVCLDRRLAVQFCNELILADPTNLRCLVKKAINPMGTFDKCLKFMCFQTNSTYHRFKDEINQCADFE; encoded by the exons ATGGCTGTATTGTTTACCGTCGCCCTCTTCCTATTACTCTGTGCCCCGAGTATCGCCACTGACGAAGATGGTGTGGTGAGAGCGCTCGTAGGCACCCGAGGAG GATCGGGCACCAGGTGTACCCGGAAAGGACAGCATTGCATCAACGGCACGGAGTGCGTCAAGAGAAAGTGCGTCTGCCCCGAGGGACAGAAAGGGAACGCTCTCATTGACTGCGTTGACGAAG aCCATCATCTGTGTGAGGCCAGCCTGGACCCCGACGTCATCGCTTTCGGTGGCGCCAAGTCCAGAATGACGTTGCCATGTCGTCATCGTCTGAGTCGCTTCGTCACTCCCAACACGGGCATTGGTGGTCGGGAACTGAGCTTCTGTTCATTTGAG GTGTTTGCACTGACCCAAGTCAGCAACGAGGGGCAGTTCTATCAGCTGGGCGTGGAGGTCAACATTGGCCTGGGCGACCTCCTGCAGCAGATGTTCACATCTGTTGACGTCAAGAAATTGGGCATCGGCTACAAAGGGCTGTACACG TTCACCGCCGAAGGCAGGGTGTCCCAAACACCCTGGGGCAACGCGGTCCACGAGACTTTCAACGGGGTGTCCGTCTACTGCCGATTCGACCCGGTGGACAACTTCGCCGAGATCCTGGTGCCCGAATGTGACACCGCGGTCAAGTTCCGGCCCTTCAACTTCTCCGAGGACGGGTCGGTGCAGAGGTTCAAACCTGGCATCACCATACAG GCTCCAGTCCAGGGGACCTTTGACCCCCAGTTTGGGGGCTACCCGGCCTCGCTGTGTGGCCTTCCCGACGACACCCGTGCCATGTACAAGAAGGCCAAACGTCGACCTCTCAAGGACACCGAGGCGGCTTTGACCTTTAACCTTCTCACTGTGGCTGTGCCCCAGGGtgacga gttcTTTTACGGAGCTTACGACGATGAGTGCGAGGCGGCCAGTCAGACCCTGTCCGTGTGTCTGGACCGACGGCTCGCGGTCCAGTTCTGTAACGAACTCATTCTCGCCGACCCCACCAACTTACG CTGCCTCGTGAAGAAAGCCATCAACCCGATGGGAACGTTCGACAAATGCCTGAAATTCATGTGCTTCCAAACCAACAGTACCTACCACCGGTTCAAGGACGAAATCAACCAGTGCGCTGACTTCGAGTGA
- the LOC143280639 gene encoding uncharacterized protein LOC143280639, whose amino-acid sequence MRVTVVLALLCCLFFDVRSECIDSQGRTVQEGSDPYIGADHCNSCVCRQGMSVCTKMFCMAGNYRCMGPDHRIYAEGQSFKAEDGCNTCMCTENGSVACTEMACLQPAETTQLP is encoded by the exons ATGAGAGTTACCGTTGTTTTGGCTCTGCTGTGCTGCTTATTTTTCGACGTGCGATCAG AGTGCATTGACAGTCAGGGTCGCACGGTGCAGGAGGGGTCAGACCCCTACATCGGCGCTGACCACTGCAACTCATGCGTCTGCCGGCAGGGCATGTCTGTCTGCACCAAGATGTTCTGCATGGCTGGAAactacag atgCATGGGGCCAGACCACAGGATCTACGCGGAGGGCCAAAGCTTCAAGGCTGAGGACGGCTGCAACACCTGCATGTGCACAGAGAACGGCAGCGTAGCCTGCACGGAGATGGCCTGCCTCCAGCCCGCTGAGACGACCCAGCTGCCTTAG
- the LOC143280640 gene encoding uncharacterized protein LOC143280640 isoform X2, with protein sequence MTLPCRHRLSRFVTPNTGIGGRELSFCSFEVFALTQVSNEGQFYQLGVEVNIGLGDLLQQMFTSVDVKKLGIGYKGLYTFTAEGRVSQTPWGNAVHETFNGVSVYCRFDPVDNFAEILVPECDTAVKFRPFNFSEDGSVQRFKPGITIQAPVQGTFDPQFGGYPASLCGLPDDTRAMYKKAKRRPLKDTEAALTFNLLTVAVPQGDEFFYGAYDDECEAASQTLSVCLDRRLAVQFCNELILADPTNLRCLVKKAINPMGTFDKCLKFMCFQTNSTYHRFKDEINQCADFE encoded by the exons ATGACGTTGCCATGTCGTCATCGTCTGAGTCGCTTCGTCACTCCCAACACGGGCATTGGTGGTCGGGAACTGAGCTTCTGTTCATTTGAG GTGTTTGCACTGACCCAAGTCAGCAACGAGGGGCAGTTCTATCAGCTGGGCGTGGAGGTCAACATTGGCCTGGGCGACCTCCTGCAGCAGATGTTCACATCTGTTGACGTCAAGAAATTGGGCATCGGCTACAAAGGGCTGTACACG TTCACCGCCGAAGGCAGGGTGTCCCAAACACCCTGGGGCAACGCGGTCCACGAGACTTTCAACGGGGTGTCCGTCTACTGCCGATTCGACCCGGTGGACAACTTCGCCGAGATCCTGGTGCCCGAATGTGACACCGCGGTCAAGTTCCGGCCCTTCAACTTCTCCGAGGACGGGTCGGTGCAGAGGTTCAAACCTGGCATCACCATACAG GCTCCAGTCCAGGGGACCTTTGACCCCCAGTTTGGGGGCTACCCGGCCTCGCTGTGTGGCCTTCCCGACGACACCCGTGCCATGTACAAGAAGGCCAAACGTCGACCTCTCAAGGACACCGAGGCGGCTTTGACCTTTAACCTTCTCACTGTGGCTGTGCCCCAGGGtgacga gttcTTTTACGGAGCTTACGACGATGAGTGCGAGGCGGCCAGTCAGACCCTGTCCGTGTGTCTGGACCGACGGCTCGCGGTCCAGTTCTGTAACGAACTCATTCTCGCCGACCCCACCAACTTACG CTGCCTCGTGAAGAAAGCCATCAACCCGATGGGAACGTTCGACAAATGCCTGAAATTCATGTGCTTCCAAACCAACAGTACCTACCACCGGTTCAAGGACGAAATCAACCAGTGCGCTGACTTCGAGTGA